A genome region from Nitrosopumilus oxyclinae includes the following:
- a CDS encoding COX15/CtaA family protein: MAIQYLALTTLIVLYSLMFIGGYISAAGLGLTCPEWPLCPNGVMPSEEYLVEWVHRTTAATTGALVIATMVASLINKNSDLKIKITSSLATGLVITQITLGALVIDTKLHAVLVAIHLGIGIWLFAMVLLTVLFAFRIAKSSKSIPA; encoded by the coding sequence TTGGCAATACAATATCTTGCATTAACAACATTGATTGTTTTGTATTCGCTGATGTTTATTGGTGGATATATTTCCGCAGCAGGACTTGGATTAACTTGTCCTGAGTGGCCTTTATGTCCAAACGGTGTGATGCCTTCTGAAGAATATCTTGTTGAATGGGTTCACAGAACAACTGCTGCAACCACTGGAGCATTAGTAATTGCAACTATGGTTGCTAGTCTTATCAACAAGAATTCTGATTTGAAAATCAAAATTACCAGTTCCCTTGCAACTGGATTAGTCATTACTCAAATTACATTAGGTGCATTGGTAATTGATACTAAACTTCATGCAGTTCTAGTTGCAATTCATTTAGGAATAGGAATTTGGCTATTTGCTATGGTGTTACTAACTGTATTATTTGCATTTAGAATAGCAAAATCCTCAAAATCTATTCCTGCTTAG
- a CDS encoding class I SAM-dependent methyltransferase, with amino-acid sequence MNYNKEFWDKYSDENESRYNEEFAKFVRDLAISLRCASVLEIGCGTGIDLKLFPDTIQFGGIDLNDHALDIAKEKVPNGNFKNGSITDLPFEDSSIDFVFTHGLMNYLNDDTLEKGIAEMFRVSRRWIMNCEKFDEIEKKIDENQKSRNMQNRWLNYKVKFVSNVDMHEDIEPDKPRFTLLKKL; translated from the coding sequence ATGAATTACAATAAAGAATTTTGGGACAAATATTCAGATGAGAACGAATCAAGATATAATGAAGAATTTGCAAAATTTGTTCGAGATTTAGCTATCTCGTTACGTTGTGCAAGTGTTTTAGAGATTGGTTGCGGTACAGGAATAGATCTAAAACTATTTCCAGATACAATTCAATTTGGAGGCATTGATCTAAATGATCACGCATTAGATATAGCAAAAGAAAAAGTGCCAAATGGAAATTTCAAAAATGGGTCAATAACTGATCTTCCTTTTGAGGATTCATCAATAGATTTTGTTTTCACTCATGGATTAATGAATTATCTAAATGACGATACATTAGAAAAAGGAATTGCAGAAATGTTTAGAGTTTCAAGACGATGGATAATGAATTGTGAAAAATTTGATGAAATTGAAAAAAAGATTGACGAAAATCAAAAATCGCGCAACATGCAAAATAGATGGTTAAACTATAAAGTCAAATTTGTCAGCAATGTGGATATGCATGAGGACATAGAACCAGATAAACCTAGATTTACATTACTAAAAAAATTGTAA
- a CDS encoding SRPBCC family protein gives MTLVTKSIDIKTPVENVFTYFARPEHVSDQIKNDTVGMTVVPMDIKEGMGVGTTFRIIGDFSGKRLEWDCETTEFIKNERITAKQIEGPFKNWQITNEFKALGNNLTRVTMSVDYDMPFGPLGAILDKAKFAKSAEKGMETALYNVRGLLEGNGSIPVYITLDAYQKLLAEKKKMNDVPVSTALTAIIEKYNEIEAKAQN, from the coding sequence TTGACCCTCGTAACAAAATCAATCGATATTAAAACACCTGTAGAGAATGTTTTCACCTACTTTGCAAGACCAGAACATGTTTCTGATCAAATCAAAAATGACACAGTAGGTATGACAGTCGTTCCTATGGACATCAAAGAAGGGATGGGTGTTGGTACAACCTTTAGAATTATCGGTGACTTTAGCGGAAAACGTTTAGAGTGGGATTGTGAGACAACTGAATTCATTAAAAATGAGAGAATCACTGCCAAGCAAATTGAAGGCCCTTTCAAGAACTGGCAAATTACCAACGAATTCAAAGCATTAGGTAATAATCTTACAAGAGTAACCATGTCAGTAGACTATGATATGCCATTTGGTCCTCTGGGAGCTATTTTGGATAAAGCAAAATTTGCAAAATCTGCTGAAAAAGGAATGGAAACTGCTCTTTACAACGTTAGAGGATTACTAGAAGGAAACGGTTCAATTCCAGTATACATTACATTAGATGCATACCAAAAACTTCTAGCCGAAAAGAAAAAGATGAATGATGTTCCAGTTTCAACTGCACTTACTGCAATCATTGAAAAATACAATGAAATTGAAGCTAAAGCACAAAACTAA
- a CDS encoding response regulator, whose product MGRTILVVEDDVDLIGIYKEILELHEFDVDTAFDGEEGVRKYIEKRPSLVIMDGDMPILDGYQAFKQIKEIDANANVVIVTGFSEFEPKSQEAIRQGLIKVISKPLGVDELLELAKKYTEIKV is encoded by the coding sequence ATGGGTAGAACAATTCTAGTAGTAGAGGATGATGTAGATTTAATTGGAATCTACAAAGAAATTTTAGAATTACATGAATTTGATGTAGATACGGCATTTGATGGTGAAGAAGGAGTTAGAAAATACATAGAAAAAAGACCTTCTCTTGTAATCATGGATGGAGACATGCCCATTCTTGATGGATATCAAGCATTCAAGCAGATTAAGGAAATAGATGCAAATGCAAATGTCGTTATCGTAACTGGTTTCTCAGAGTTTGAACCTAAAAGTCAAGAAGCAATCAGACAAGGATTGATCAAAGTTATTTCAAAACCACTTGGTGTTGATGAATTATTAGAGTTGGCAAAAAAGTATACAGAAATTAAAGTATAG
- a CDS encoding plastocyanin/azurin family copper-binding protein, with product MSHDNSQIYRTTPARTGKMMIIMLGICIVGGAIFFSMWDYWISEPAPVVAMMAGDSGSAGPAAHTGATLTQDLHFIESSDFRTLAFNALPGEPDNNPTINMEVGDKVIFNVDNAGKSFHSFGVTPLDEGFGGVVAGSEVATASNPLKPGESGSSEFIAGEDGVYYYICTVPGHREQGMVGKIIVGDVSVEEEVMEAVPEPEVMEKEMAAPEPEVMEKEMAPEPVAFDGTISLPDGSGVPGCDDTNECYIPYHVTVSAGEEITWSNDDSAAHTVTSGLPGAPDGIFDSSLFMAGGTFSVTLDDAGEYPYYCMVHPWMTGIITVN from the coding sequence ATGAGTCACGATAATTCCCAAATTTACAGAACAACTCCAGCCAGAACTGGAAAAATGATGATTATCATGTTAGGCATCTGCATTGTTGGTGGAGCAATCTTCTTTTCAATGTGGGACTATTGGATATCAGAACCAGCCCCAGTTGTAGCAATGATGGCAGGTGATTCAGGTTCTGCAGGTCCAGCAGCTCACACAGGTGCAACCCTGACACAAGATCTTCATTTTATTGAATCATCTGACTTTAGGACTTTGGCGTTTAATGCATTGCCAGGTGAACCTGATAATAATCCAACAATCAATATGGAAGTTGGAGACAAAGTAATCTTTAATGTAGATAATGCCGGAAAATCATTCCACTCCTTTGGTGTAACGCCTTTAGATGAAGGCTTTGGAGGAGTTGTTGCAGGAAGCGAAGTTGCAACAGCATCAAATCCATTAAAACCAGGTGAAAGTGGTTCTTCAGAATTTATCGCAGGTGAAGATGGAGTTTATTATTACATTTGTACAGTTCCAGGTCACCGAGAACAAGGAATGGTGGGTAAAATCATTGTAGGGGATGTTTCAGTTGAAGAAGAAGTAATGGAGGCAGTACCAGAACCAGAGGTAATGGAAAAAGAAATGGCCGCCCCAGAACCAGAGGTAATGGAAAAAGAAATGGCCCCAGAACCTGTAGCATTTGATGGTACAATATCTCTCCCAGATGGTTCCGGAGTTCCGGGATGTGATGACACAAATGAATGCTATATTCCATATCATGTTACAGTTTCAGCAGGTGAAGAAATTACTTGGTCAAATGATGACTCTGCAGCACACACCGTTACAAGTGGATTACCAGGAGCTCCTGATGGAATCTTTGATAGTAGTTTGTTTATGGCAGGTGGTACTTTCTCAGTTACATTAGATGACGCAGGTGAATATCCTTACTATTGTATGGTACATCCTTGGATGACAGGTATAATAACAGTAAATTAG
- a CDS encoding branched-chain amino acid transaminase gives MKEIGKIWMNGKLVPFKDAKVHVLTHALHYSTSIFEGIRCYDTPNGSAIFRLPEHVDRFFKSAKLYSMKMQFSKKVISDAIVKTVQVGGLKESYIRPLAYYGYGTMGLTPTTNKVDVSIACWEWKMGESKAGKFSGAKCKVSSWTKIDSRSQPMQAKAASNYANAALARMEALENGYDEAIMLNYHGKVAEGSAENIFIIKDDIIQTPPLSAGGLEGITRDSIIQIIEENGGFVIERDLERDDLYNADEIFMTGTAAEVKSVTQIDKVKIGNGKMGSITKALQKSFTDVVMGKDERFLPWLTFI, from the coding sequence ATGAAAGAGATTGGTAAAATATGGATGAATGGGAAATTAGTGCCATTCAAAGATGCCAAAGTTCACGTTTTAACTCACGCATTACACTATTCAACATCAATTTTTGAAGGAATTAGATGCTATGATACCCCAAATGGATCTGCAATTTTCAGATTACCAGAACATGTTGATAGATTTTTCAAATCTGCAAAATTATATTCTATGAAAATGCAATTCTCAAAAAAAGTAATTTCAGATGCAATTGTAAAAACAGTTCAAGTAGGAGGACTCAAAGAGTCATACATTAGGCCACTGGCATATTATGGATACGGAACAATGGGATTAACTCCTACTACAAACAAAGTAGATGTTTCAATTGCTTGCTGGGAATGGAAGATGGGAGAATCAAAAGCGGGTAAATTTTCAGGAGCAAAATGTAAAGTATCTAGTTGGACCAAAATAGATTCAAGATCTCAGCCAATGCAAGCAAAAGCTGCATCAAACTATGCAAATGCTGCACTTGCAAGAATGGAAGCATTAGAAAATGGATATGATGAAGCAATCATGTTAAACTATCATGGTAAAGTTGCAGAAGGTAGTGCTGAAAATATTTTCATAATTAAAGATGATATTATTCAAACCCCTCCACTTTCAGCAGGAGGACTGGAGGGAATTACCAGAGATAGTATCATTCAGATTATTGAAGAGAATGGTGGATTTGTAATTGAACGTGATTTGGAACGAGATGATCTTTACAATGCAGATGAAATTTTTATGACAGGTACTGCAGCCGAAGTAAAGTCAGTAACTCAGATAGACAAAGTAAAAATTGGAAATGGAAAGATGGGCAGCATTACCAAAGCACTACAAAAATCATTTACTGACGTAGTCATGGGTAAAGATGAAAGATTCTTGCCTTGGTTGACATTTATCTAA
- a CDS encoding aspartate kinase: MTKLIVAKFGGSALGPNGEFIAKIIQRVDKLKTDSKVIAVFSAPLTIYNEKKRSLTDVVLEQGRNAEKGEKPSLDIVKSTYQKILEKVDENNKENCIKTIDYHLEKAQSALDEAYKNKEFANEVRSKALAFSGEILMSHVMNHILRSNNIKSEAVKFDDWPIITDKNIEFTNFLAAESRERMNKTVDLVENNEVVTIGGFIGKTVDNITTTYERGGSDRTAADLGILFHKKYETSIDFEKDSSVVSADPKIVDSDLREITQLSYNEARLAGMFGMKILDPIAIKEIVENGVDIPITITNMKVPEKITTIKRNLEEQKGHPIKIVTGKENCAIFRIETSAIQKLLTSLEKDKHYSEFVILSPFTKDGIEFSRILFLDGEYVKRNEKYLLAFDSLATITFNRGVITLIGDEMWRVQQVASRTSAKIGESGLNILNMDAQEETSRIIIVVEDTHDNIAKAIKAIHQEISNINFE, from the coding sequence GCACTAGGTCCAAATGGTGAATTTATTGCAAAAATTATTCAAAGAGTTGATAAATTAAAAACAGACTCCAAAGTGATTGCAGTCTTTTCAGCACCACTAACAATTTACAATGAAAAAAAACGTTCATTGACTGATGTTGTTTTGGAGCAGGGTAGAAATGCAGAGAAGGGAGAAAAACCATCTTTAGATATTGTAAAATCAACTTATCAAAAAATTCTGGAAAAAGTAGATGAGAATAATAAGGAAAATTGTATAAAAACAATTGATTATCATCTTGAAAAAGCACAAAGTGCACTAGATGAGGCCTATAAGAATAAAGAATTTGCAAATGAAGTACGTTCTAAAGCATTAGCATTTTCAGGCGAGATTTTAATGTCTCACGTAATGAACCACATCCTACGAAGTAATAATATCAAATCTGAAGCAGTAAAATTTGATGATTGGCCGATCATCACAGATAAAAATATAGAATTTACAAATTTTCTTGCTGCAGAATCTAGAGAGAGAATGAACAAAACTGTAGATCTTGTAGAGAATAATGAGGTAGTCACCATAGGCGGATTTATTGGAAAAACTGTAGACAATATCACTACAACATACGAGCGTGGTGGTTCAGATAGAACAGCAGCAGATCTAGGAATATTATTTCATAAAAAATATGAAACCAGTATAGATTTTGAAAAAGACAGTTCAGTGGTTTCAGCAGATCCAAAAATTGTTGATTCTGATCTAAGAGAAATTACTCAATTGTCATATAACGAAGCAAGACTTGCAGGAATGTTTGGGATGAAGATTTTAGATCCAATTGCAATTAAAGAAATTGTTGAAAATGGTGTAGACATACCAATTACTATTACTAATATGAAAGTCCCAGAAAAAATAACTACTATTAAGAGAAATTTAGAGGAACAAAAAGGACATCCAATAAAAATAGTTACAGGAAAAGAAAATTGTGCTATTTTTAGAATCGAGACAAGTGCTATTCAAAAATTATTAACATCTCTAGAAAAAGACAAACATTATAGTGAATTTGTTATTCTATCACCATTTACAAAAGATGGAATTGAATTTTCAAGAATATTGTTTTTAGATGGAGAATATGTGAAAAGAAATGAAAAATATCTTTTAGCTTTTGATTCACTTGCCACCATTACATTCAACAGAGGAGTCATTACACTAATCGGAGATGAAATGTGGAGAGTTCAGCAAGTAGCATCTAGAACTAGTGCAAAAATTGGTGAATCTGGATTAAACATATTGAACATGGATGCACAAGAGGAAACATCACGAATAATTATCGTTGTAGAAGATACACATGACAATATTGCAAAAGCCATCAAGGCAATTCATCAAGAAATTTCAAACATAAATTTTGAATAA
- a CDS encoding sensor histidine kinase, with protein sequence MSQKDTISKIAIDSNKNTIVGLVIVMIAITAIYQLRPFLDDTQFSYIAIPAYAILPGLVTLYSTLLAIKLYKRNSYQAKGFILFAIAAAFWFIAEQIWQLYDHVWEGAPFPSEADIFYIAAYPLMTIFLFMSLKPVLRKTGRNVWLFAIGLAISFLIPSVLAAYDDMFEEEAFATSIALLYPILGAIQVVPAIVGIMYLTKQGASLSWMLILFGFIIYTIADTFFLFAELDGTYYDGHPVDLLWLYTYVLIVFAFHIRLKIANIPGEQNSSMFFSENVKFETISKFGIPLTLAIVCMVIFMALIHSIFIETDQASSNQTIMLGVVAMLAVFAAIVITINKNLSRLVKMRTNELIEQRDNLENLIEEKTHEILKSERLSAIGELSGRLAHDLRNPLSVMKMSLDLIKQSPADSKLSDETVIKRMNLIEKSIDRISHQVDDVLGYVRNSPLNLKNVSLKELVQSSIDKVNIPNDVEIKLDKNDVKVDCDIVKLDAVFINLIVNSIQAMPNGGKIEIKISEQSNLAVLKFIDSGEGISDENKSKIFEPLFTTKQKGTGLGLASCKNIVEQHQGEISIENNPTTFTILLPKILTISQVKLQTK encoded by the coding sequence ATGAGTCAAAAAGATACTATATCAAAAATTGCAATTGATAGTAACAAGAATACTATTGTTGGTCTTGTTATTGTAATGATTGCAATTACGGCAATCTATCAGTTAAGACCTTTTTTAGATGATACTCAATTCTCATATATTGCAATCCCGGCATATGCAATTCTTCCAGGATTAGTTACGCTTTATTCTACCTTACTTGCAATAAAACTTTACAAACGAAATAGCTATCAGGCAAAAGGATTCATTTTATTTGCTATAGCTGCTGCATTTTGGTTTATTGCAGAACAAATTTGGCAATTATATGATCATGTATGGGAAGGCGCCCCATTCCCATCTGAAGCTGACATTTTCTATATCGCTGCATATCCATTAATGACTATTTTTCTATTCATGTCCTTAAAACCTGTTCTAAGAAAAACCGGAAGAAATGTTTGGTTGTTTGCAATCGGATTGGCAATTTCATTTTTGATTCCTTCTGTTTTAGCTGCATATGATGATATGTTTGAAGAAGAAGCATTTGCAACCTCAATTGCTCTTTTATATCCAATTCTAGGTGCTATTCAAGTTGTTCCAGCAATTGTTGGTATCATGTATCTTACAAAACAGGGAGCAAGTCTTTCATGGATGTTAATTTTGTTTGGTTTTATTATTTATACAATAGCTGATACATTTTTCTTATTTGCAGAACTTGATGGGACCTACTATGATGGACATCCTGTGGATCTGTTATGGCTTTACACCTATGTTCTGATAGTTTTTGCATTTCACATTCGTCTAAAAATTGCAAATATTCCAGGCGAACAAAACAGTTCGATGTTCTTCTCTGAAAATGTAAAGTTTGAAACTATTAGTAAATTTGGAATTCCATTAACATTGGCAATAGTTTGTATGGTAATTTTCATGGCTTTAATTCATTCAATATTTATTGAAACTGATCAAGCCTCTTCAAATCAAACTATAATGTTGGGTGTTGTTGCAATGTTGGCAGTATTTGCAGCCATAGTTATCACAATCAACAAAAATCTTTCACGTCTTGTAAAAATGAGAACCAATGAACTTATTGAACAACGAGATAATCTGGAAAATCTTATTGAAGAGAAAACACATGAAATTTTAAAATCTGAACGATTATCTGCAATAGGTGAATTATCTGGTCGTCTTGCACATGATTTGAGAAACCCTTTATCCGTAATGAAAATGTCCCTAGATTTAATCAAACAATCACCTGCAGATTCAAAATTATCTGATGAGACTGTGATAAAACGTATGAACTTAATTGAAAAAAGCATTGATAGAATTTCCCATCAAGTTGATGATGTTTTAGGCTATGTTAGAAACTCTCCTCTAAATTTGAAAAATGTTTCATTAAAGGAACTTGTTCAAAGTTCTATAGATAAAGTGAATATCCCAAATGATGTAGAAATCAAATTGGATAAAAATGATGTAAAAGTTGACTGTGATATAGTCAAACTTGATGCCGTGTTTATCAATCTAATAGTTAATTCAATTCAAGCAATGCCTAATGGAGGAAAAATTGAAATTAAAATATCTGAACAAAGCAACTTGGCAGTTTTAAAATTCATTGATTCAGGAGAGGGAATTTCTGATGAAAATAAATCTAAAATCTTTGAGCCTTTGTTTACAACTAAGCAAAAAGGTACTGGGTTAGGGTTGGCCAGCTGTAAAAATATTGTTGAGCAGCATCAGGGAGAGATTTCTATAGAGAATAATCCAACTACTTTTACAATTCTTCTACCCAAAATTCTTACTATATCACAAGTAAAATTACAAACAAAATAA